One genomic window of Bacillus mycoides includes the following:
- the thiE gene encoding thiamine phosphate synthase codes for MSRITMDEMSRLLPVYFIMGSNNCMKEPLQVLRDALEGGITIFQLREKGEGALTGEKRIDFAKELQALCKEYGVPFIVNDDVELALELDADGVHVGQDDEGITSVRKKMGDKIIGVSTHTIEEARWAIENGADYLGVGPIFPTSTKKDTKAVQGTKGLKYFREQEITIPIVGIGGITIENTASVIEAGADGVSVISAISLAESAYESTKKLAEEVNKSL; via the coding sequence ATGTCGCGTATTACAATGGATGAAATGTCTAGGTTATTACCGGTATATTTTATTATGGGAAGTAACAATTGCATGAAGGAGCCACTACAAGTATTGAGAGATGCACTAGAAGGTGGTATAACAATTTTTCAACTTCGTGAAAAGGGAGAAGGGGCTTTAACGGGAGAGAAACGTATTGATTTTGCGAAGGAACTACAAGCGCTTTGCAAGGAGTACGGTGTACCATTCATCGTAAATGATGATGTGGAACTAGCCCTCGAGTTAGATGCAGATGGCGTACATGTTGGACAAGATGATGAAGGAATTACATCTGTTCGTAAAAAAATGGGAGATAAAATTATTGGAGTATCTACACATACAATTGAAGAAGCACGCTGGGCGATTGAAAATGGAGCCGATTATTTAGGAGTTGGTCCAATTTTCCCGACGAGTACGAAAAAAGATACGAAAGCGGTTCAAGGAACGAAAGGTCTAAAGTATTTTAGGGAACAAGAGATTACAATACCGATCGTTGGGATTGGTGGGATTACCATTGAAAATACTGCTTCTGTTATAGAAGCGGGTGCGGATGGTGTTTCAGTTATTTCAGCGATTAGCTTAGCAGAATCTGCGTATGAAAGTACGAAGAAATTAGCTGAGGAAGTAAATAAGAGTTTGTAG
- the topB gene encoding DNA topoisomerase III: MAKSIVIAEKPSVARDIARVLKCDKKGNGYLEGSKYIVTWALGHLVTLADPESYDVKYKNWNLEDLPMLPERLKLTVIKQTGKQFNAVKSQLIRKDVNEIIIATDAGREGELVARWIIDKVKMQKPIKRLWISSVTDKAIKDGFANLKPGKAYENLYASAVARSEADWYIGLNATRALTTRFNAQLNCGRVQTPTVAMIASREDEIKHFKAQTYYGIEAQTAERLKLTWQDTKGNSRSFNKEKTDAIVNKISKQNATVVDIDKKQKKSFAPGLYDLTELQRDANKIFGYSAKETLNIMQKLYEQHKVLTYPRTDSRYISSDIVGTLPERLKACGVGEYRPLAHKVLQKPVKSNKSFVDDSKVSDHHAIIPTESYVNFSAFTDKERKIYDLVVKRFLAVLFPVFEYEQLTLRTKIGDETFIARGKTILHAGWKEVYENRFEDDDAIDDVKEQILPRIEKGDTLNVKLIVQTSGQTKAPARFNEATLLSAMENPTKYMDTQNKQLADTLKSTGGLGTVATRADIIDKLFNSFLLEKRGKDIHITSKGRQLLDLVPEELKSPTLTGEWEQKLEAIAKGKLKKEVFISEMKNYTKEIVTEIKSSDKKYKHDNISTKSCPDCGKPMLEVNGKKGKMLVCQDRECGHRKNVSRTTNARCPQCKKKLELRGEGAGQIFACKCGYREKLSTFQERRKKESGSKADKRDVQKYMKQQNKEEEPLNNPFAEALKKLKFD, translated from the coding sequence ATGGCAAAAAGTATTGTAATTGCTGAAAAACCTTCTGTTGCACGTGATATCGCGCGTGTACTGAAATGTGATAAAAAAGGAAACGGCTATCTTGAAGGTAGTAAATATATTGTAACTTGGGCTTTAGGTCATCTCGTTACATTAGCTGATCCAGAAAGCTATGATGTGAAATATAAAAATTGGAATTTAGAAGATTTACCGATGCTACCGGAGCGTTTGAAATTAACAGTTATTAAACAAACAGGGAAACAGTTTAACGCTGTGAAAAGTCAGCTTATTAGAAAAGATGTAAATGAAATCATTATAGCTACTGACGCCGGTCGTGAGGGAGAGTTGGTCGCACGCTGGATTATCGATAAAGTTAAAATGCAGAAACCGATTAAACGTCTATGGATTTCATCTGTTACCGATAAAGCAATTAAAGATGGCTTCGCAAATTTAAAACCAGGAAAAGCATATGAAAATCTATATGCTTCGGCTGTCGCACGTTCAGAGGCTGACTGGTATATCGGGCTTAATGCGACTCGAGCATTAACTACCCGCTTTAATGCCCAACTAAATTGTGGTCGTGTTCAAACACCTACTGTAGCCATGATTGCAAGCCGTGAAGATGAAATCAAACATTTCAAAGCTCAAACTTACTATGGTATCGAAGCTCAAACAGCTGAGAGATTAAAGCTAACTTGGCAAGATACAAAAGGAAATAGCCGTAGCTTTAATAAAGAAAAAACTGATGCAATCGTGAACAAAATTAGTAAGCAAAACGCTACTGTTGTAGACATTGATAAAAAACAAAAGAAATCGTTCGCTCCTGGTCTTTACGATTTAACTGAGCTACAACGTGATGCGAATAAAATATTTGGTTACTCTGCGAAAGAAACATTAAACATTATGCAAAAATTATATGAACAGCATAAAGTTTTAACGTACCCTCGTACAGATTCACGCTATATTTCATCTGATATTGTCGGAACACTTCCAGAGCGTCTGAAGGCTTGTGGAGTTGGAGAATACCGTCCTTTAGCACATAAAGTATTGCAGAAACCTGTAAAATCTAATAAATCATTTGTTGATGATAGTAAAGTAAGTGATCATCACGCAATTATTCCAACAGAGAGCTATGTAAACTTCTCAGCTTTCACCGATAAAGAACGTAAAATTTATGACTTAGTTGTAAAACGTTTCTTAGCTGTTTTATTCCCGGTCTTTGAATATGAACAACTAACATTGCGCACGAAAATTGGTGACGAAACGTTCATCGCACGAGGAAAAACGATTTTACATGCTGGTTGGAAAGAGGTTTATGAAAATCGATTTGAAGATGATGATGCAATCGATGATGTAAAAGAACAAATCTTACCTCGCATCGAAAAAGGCGACACATTAAACGTAAAACTAATTGTCCAAACATCAGGTCAAACGAAAGCACCTGCACGTTTTAATGAAGCAACATTACTTTCAGCGATGGAAAACCCAACAAAATACATGGATACGCAAAACAAACAACTTGCTGATACATTAAAATCAACTGGTGGATTAGGTACTGTAGCTACACGTGCTGATATTATCGACAAGTTATTCAATTCGTTCTTACTTGAAAAACGTGGTAAAGATATTCATATTACTTCAAAAGGCCGTCAGTTACTTGATTTAGTGCCAGAAGAACTGAAATCTCCTACACTAACTGGTGAATGGGAGCAAAAGTTAGAAGCTATCGCTAAAGGAAAGTTAAAGAAAGAAGTATTCATTTCAGAAATGAAGAACTATACGAAGGAAATTGTTACTGAAATTAAATCAAGCGATAAAAAATATAAGCACGACAACATTTCAACGAAGTCTTGTCCAGACTGTGGTAAACCAATGTTAGAAGTAAACGGTAAAAAAGGTAAAATGCTTGTATGCCAAGACCGCGAATGTGGTCACCGTAAAAATGTATCCCGCACTACAAACGCACGCTGTCCTCAGTGTAAAAAGAAACTAGAACTTCGTGGTGAAGGAGCGGGCCAAATTTTCGCATGTAAATGTGGCTATCGTGAGAAACTTTCTACCTTCCAAGAAAGACGTAAAAAAGAATCCGGCAGCAAAGCTGATAAACGTGACGTCCAAAAATATATGAAACAACAGAACAAAGAAGAAGAACCATTAAACAATCCATTCGCAGAAGCATTAAAGAAATTAAAATTTGACTAA
- the thiM gene encoding hydroxyethylthiazole kinase, whose protein sequence is MNMKEISKVVDLVRESNPLVHNITNVVVTNFTANGLLALGASPVMAYAKEEVAEMASIAGALVLNMGTLRPEEVEAMLLAGKSANTNDVPVLFDPVGAGATSYRTEVARYIPAEIDLAIIRGNAAEIANVINERWEIKGVDAGTGNGNVVNIAKQAADELNTVSVITGKEDVVTDGERTILIRNGHPILTKVTGTGCLLTSVIGAFVAVEKDYVKAAVAALTFYGVAAEISASKTVENGPGSFQIEFLNQLANTTSDDIEKYGKIEVIQ, encoded by the coding sequence ATGAATATGAAAGAAATTAGTAAAGTAGTGGATTTGGTAAGAGAGTCTAATCCGCTCGTTCATAATATTACAAATGTTGTTGTAACGAATTTTACAGCAAACGGTTTATTAGCATTAGGGGCATCGCCTGTAATGGCGTATGCAAAAGAAGAAGTAGCAGAAATGGCTAGCATTGCAGGAGCTCTTGTTTTAAATATGGGTACACTTCGTCCTGAAGAGGTAGAAGCGATGTTACTTGCTGGTAAATCAGCAAATACGAATGATGTACCGGTACTGTTTGATCCAGTTGGTGCAGGAGCGACCTCTTATCGAACAGAAGTTGCGAGATATATTCCAGCTGAGATCGATTTAGCTATTATTCGCGGAAACGCAGCTGAAATAGCTAATGTTATTAATGAGAGATGGGAAATTAAAGGTGTAGACGCTGGTACTGGAAATGGTAATGTTGTAAATATTGCAAAACAGGCAGCGGATGAATTAAATACAGTTTCGGTGATTACTGGAAAAGAAGATGTTGTTACAGATGGAGAGCGAACTATTCTGATTCGAAATGGCCATCCTATTTTAACGAAAGTTACTGGAACAGGTTGTTTACTAACTTCTGTAATAGGAGCATTTGTAGCGGTAGAAAAGGATTATGTAAAGGCAGCAGTAGCCGCATTAACATTCTATGGAGTAGCAGCAGAAATATCAGCTTCGAAAACAGTAGAGAATGGACCAGGAAGCTTCCAAATTGAATTTTTAAATCAGTTAGCGAATACAACTTCAGATGATATTGAGAAGTATGGAAAGATTGAGGTTATACAGTAA